The sequence below is a genomic window from Thalassobaculum sp. OXR-137.
ATCTCCGCCTGGCAGGAGGACCCGTCGCGCACCGCGATCCTAGTCGAGCTCCACACCGAGACCCTGGGTGAGGTCACCGGCGAGAGCCGCGGCGAGGAGGGCTCCAATACCGTCGGCTTCGCCCGGTTCCGCGTCGGCGATGGCGCACCCTCCGATCTGGTCGAGCTGGTGCGTCAGCCCCATACCGATCCGGCCGCCTTGGAGGCTGCGCGCATGGTGCTGGAAGGGGCGGGGCTGCAGGTTTCCGAATGCTTCGACTTCGCCGGCCGCATCCTCGATCGCTTGATCCGGCCCTACTACAACGAGGCGCTGGCCAAGCTGGACGAGGGGCTGGCCACGGCCGACGACATGGACCTGACGGTCAAGCTGGGCCTCGGCTATCCGGAAGGCCCGATCGAGCTGCTGGAGCGCACGGGTCTGCACCATCACCACGACGTCACCCAGGCGCTGTTCGAGGTCTACGGCACCAAGCATTACGCCCCGGCCCGCCGGGCGCGGGTGGCGAAGAAGCGCGCGAAGCGGGGGCTTTCCTGATGCCGGGCACGGCGCAGAAGTCTCGGAAGCC
It includes:
- a CDS encoding 3-hydroxyacyl-CoA dehydrogenase family protein → MVSYSIVDTGDSRSFPEDHPFLAGSGGDGEVVAYIGAGAISAWQEDPSRTAILVELHTETLGEVTGESRGEEGSNTVGFARFRVGDGAPSDLVELVRQPHTDPAALEAARMVLEGAGLQVSECFDFAGRILDRLIRPYYNEALAKLDEGLATADDMDLTVKLGLGYPEGPIELLERTGLHHHHDVTQALFEVYGTKHYAPARRARVAKKRAKRGLS